The proteins below come from a single Benincasa hispida cultivar B227 chromosome 4, ASM972705v1, whole genome shotgun sequence genomic window:
- the LOC120075564 gene encoding uncharacterized protein LOC120075564: protein MSMLNSFFNKGFKAAQCKTLLKLTIPRIKLLRNRREIQLKQMRRDIAKLLETGQEATARIRVEHIIREENMMAAQEILELFCELIVVRLPIIETQRECPLDLKEAISSVCFAAPRCADLTELLQVQMLFAAKYGKEFVSAATELMPNCGVNRQLIELLSVRAPSPEKKLKLLKEIAEDHNLDWNPAETEAEFNKSPEDLLNGSAQFVSASKLPLPQENHNEAYNATPDLASSPQPDSDSELDMLDFPEVPKISVCPQPNTDAGSASSMMPPPSVPPASETNHASLKYSDIPETPPQDLHLRHEEVTSVRSVSPSTDQMNISVGEDKQFLPFITPPSLSSSFSHRQTDFLPPSDSTAPEEKFGFKPRIEQEINSPLPSVSRTAEEKFGFKPRFEPEINAPPSSVSRTMSEVNEDVGVDLQDVLAAAQAAAETAERAAAAARSAASLAKVRIDELTKKKNDKDPEISCENPFHGATASSPDHKETFQLNQQDYLGHHSSSMPYYSQDSFQERHIVSHSLDVSEHHQPEPEKLGFDSSPGDSPSAHIAVPHQPQRLPSMDDDPYFSYPNLFTPQKPNPGSDHPSAGGS from the exons ATGTCGATGCTTAACTCCTTCTTCAACAAGGGCTTCAAGGCTGCCCAATG TAAAACACTGCTTAAATTGACAATTCCACGAATAAAGCTGCTGAGGAATCGAAGGGAGATCCAGCTTAAGCAGATGCGCCGAGACATAGCTAAGCTTCTCGAGACAGGACAAGAAGCTACTGCGCGCATCCGG GTAGAGCATATAATCAGAGAAGAGAATATGATGGctgctcaggaaattcttgaatTGTTTTGTGAGCTTATTGTTGTTCGCCTTCCAATTATTGAGACTCAAAG GGAATGTCCTCTAGACTTGAAAGAGGCAATCTCAAGTGTGTGTTTTGCTGCTCCAAGGTGTGCTGATCTTACAGAGCTTCTCCAGGTTCAGATGCTTTTTGCTGCTAAATATGGGAAGGAATTTGTATCAGCTGCAACTGAGCTCATGCCTAACTGTGGTGTTAATCGTCAG CTGATAGAGCTTCTTTCCGTTCGTGCTCCTTCACCTGAAAAGAAACTGAAGCTGTTAAAGGAAATCGCCGAAGATCACAACTTAGATTGGAATCCTGCTGAAACTGAAGCTGAGTTTAACAAATCTCCAGAAGATTTGCTT AATGGATCAGCGCAGTTTGTCAGTGCATCAAAATTACCCCTTCCTCAAGAGAATCACAATGAAGCATACAATGCTACTCCTGATTTGGCTAGTTCACCACAACCTGATTCTGATTCTGAATTGGACATGTTAGACTTTCCTGAAGTTCCAAAGATATCGGTATGTCCACAGCCTAATACAGATGCTGGCTCTGCATCATCAATGATGCCACCTCCATCCGTGCCGCCAGCGTCTGAAACCAATCATGCTTCATTGAAGTATTCTGATATTCCTgaaacaccaccacaagatctacACTTGAGACATGAGGAGGTGACTTCAGTGAGATCTGTTTCACCCAGCACCGATCAAATGAATATTTCTGTTGGTGAAGATAAACAGTTTTTGCCTTTTATTACTCCCCCATCATTGTCATCGTCATTCTCTCATAGACAAACTGATTTTTTGCCACCCTCTGATTCAACGGCCCCTGAGGAGAAGTTTGGTTTCAAACCACGGATTGAACAGGAGATAAATTCACCACTACCCTCTGTTTCAAGGACCGCCGAAGAGAAGTTTGGTTTCAAACCACGGTTCGAACCAGAGATAAATGCACCACCGTCCTCTGTTTCAAGGACAATGAGTGAGGTCAATGAGGATGTTGGTGTGGATTTGCAGGACGTGTTGGCAGCTGCTCAGGCTGCTGCTGAAACTGCTGAACGTGCTGCGGCTGCAGCTCGCTCTGCAGCTAGTCTTGCAAAGGTTAGAATTGATGAGCtcacaaagaaaaagaatgataaGGACCCTGAAATTAGTTGTGAAAATCCGTTCCACGGAGCTACTGCAAGTTCACCAGATCATAAAGAAACATTCCAACTAAACCAACAAGATTATCTGGGGCATCATTCTAGTTCTATGCCATATTATTCACAAGATTCTTTCCAAGAACGTCACATAGTAAGCCACAGTTTGGATGTTTCTGAGCACCACCAGCCCGAGCCAGAGAAATTGGGTTTCGATTCCTCTCCTGGTGATTCACCATCTGCACACATAGCAGTCCCTCATCAGCCCCAGAGGCTCCCATCAATGGACGACGACCCATACTTTTCATACCCGAACTTATTTACACCACAGAAACCAAATCCAGGATCAGATCATCCATCAGCTGGTGGTTCCTGA